One Hordeum vulgare subsp. vulgare chromosome 4H, MorexV3_pseudomolecules_assembly, whole genome shotgun sequence DNA window includes the following coding sequences:
- the LOC123447732 gene encoding dormancy-associated protein 1, with the protein MLDKLWDDVVAGPRPETGLDKLRRAAATQPLAINTAAGEAMKPSQSMPTTPTTPVTPSSSSTTPPRGGSVWRSVFHPGSNLATKGLGANLFDRPQPNSPTVYDWLYSDETRTRSNHR; encoded by the exons ATGCTGGACAAGCTGTGGGACGACGTGGTGGCCGGGCCTCGGCCGGAGACGGGCCTCGACAAGCTCCGCCGGGCCGCCGCCACCCAGCCCCTCGCCATCAACACAG CTGCGGGGGAGGCGATGAAGCCGTCGCAGTCGATGCCGACGACCCCGACCACGCCGGtgacgccgtcgtcgtcgtcgacgacgCCGCCGCGCGGCGGCAGCGTGTGGCGGAGCGTCTTCCACCCCGGGAGCAACCTCGCCACCAAGGGCCTCGGCGCCAACCTCTTCGACCGCCCCCAGCCCAACTCTCCCACCGTCTACGACTG GCTTTACAGCGACGAGACCAGGACCAGGAGCAACCACCGCTAA